One genomic window of Nicotiana sylvestris chromosome 10, ASM39365v2, whole genome shotgun sequence includes the following:
- the LOC138879553 gene encoding uncharacterized protein: MAEYEACIMGLRLDADMGVQEVLVLGDSDLLVHQIQGGWEIRDLKLIPYQQCLRDLCQRFRLVKFRHIPRIHNEVADALATLASMLHHPDKAYVDPLHIQVHNQHAYCNVVEEELDDEPWFHDIKEYIRIGVYPVRATGDQKRTIRRLASEFFFSGWVLYKRTSDLGLLRCIYARMATAIMTEVHSRVCGPHMSEYVLEKKILRAGYYWLTME; encoded by the coding sequence atggctgagtacgaggcatgcattatGGGTTTGAGGTTGGatgcagacatgggtgtccaggaagtcttggtcttgggagactcggaccttctggtgcaccagatccaAGGGGGATGGGAAATAAGGGATTTAAAACTTATACCGTACCAGCAATGTTTACgcgatctttgtcaacggtttaggTTAGTaaagttcaggcatattccaaggatccataatgaggttgctgatgctttaGCTACCTTGGCctcaatgttacaccatccagataaggcttatgttgacccgttgcatattcaggtccacaatcagcatgcttactgcaatgtggtagaagaagaacttgatgatgagccttggtttcacgatatcaaggaatatatcaggataggGGTGTATCCGGTAcgagccacaggtgatcaaaagagaacaattcggcggtTGGCAAGCGAATTTTTCTTCAGCGGatgggttttgtacaaaagaacttcggatcttggattgttgagatgcatataTGCTAGAATGGCCACAGCTATCATGACCGAGGTACATTctagagtctgtggaccgcatatgagtgagTATGTGCTggaaaagaagattcttcgagcaggttattattggctcaccatggagtga